One window of Natrinema sp. SYSU A 869 genomic DNA carries:
- a CDS encoding alpha/beta fold hydrolase, producing MVRSREGSLASAYQTFGDLNDEKDNVILFPHMYSGTHRDMERFIGEDMAIDPTEYFVILPNQLGNGLSTSPHNTPPQDGGMGYFPDVMIEDDIRAQHKLITEEFEIKEFQLILGWSMGAQQTYEWIVRYPDMVKRAAPIAGTAKVTPHDQLFIEAHKEMICSDPAWNDGFYTEPHAVHTGLRRHALIWSVMGLSTQFYHQSEQAWERAGFQSVDDFMANFWENWFLPMDPNNLLTMATKWQHGDVSRNTDGDLEAALGRVVAKVYVMPFEEDMFFPVRDCEYEEKMIPDSELRPIPSLWGHFTMFGVFDKDLEAINEHISNLLNESV from the coding sequence ATCGTTCGTTCCAGAGAAGGCAGCCTAGCGTCCGCCTATCAGACGTTCGGGGACCTGAATGACGAGAAGGATAACGTTATCCTCTTTCCCCATATGTATTCCGGGACCCACCGGGATATGGAACGGTTTATCGGCGAAGATATGGCAATCGACCCGACAGAGTATTTCGTCATTCTCCCGAATCAGCTCGGGAATGGCCTCTCGACGTCACCGCACAACACGCCGCCGCAAGACGGTGGCATGGGTTATTTCCCGGATGTGATGATTGAGGACGACATCCGCGCCCAGCACAAACTCATCACGGAGGAGTTTGAGATTAAAGAATTCCAACTCATCCTTGGCTGGTCAATGGGTGCACAGCAAACCTATGAGTGGATCGTTCGGTATCCGGATATGGTCAAGCGGGCTGCCCCGATCGCTGGTACGGCCAAGGTCACACCACACGACCAGCTTTTTATCGAGGCCCACAAAGAGATGATCTGTTCAGACCCCGCATGGAATGATGGGTTTTATACGGAGCCGCACGCCGTTCACACAGGGCTGCGGCGACACGCTCTTATCTGGTCGGTCATGGGTCTAAGCACCCAGTTCTATCACCAATCCGAACAGGCCTGGGAGCGGGCAGGGTTCCAGTCAGTCGATGATTTCATGGCAAACTTCTGGGAGAATTGGTTTCTTCCAATGGACCCGAATAATTTACTCACGATGGCGACGAAATGGCAGCATGGCGACGTGAGCCGAAATACCGATGGGGATCTTGAAGCAGCGCTTGGCCGAGTTGTGGCGAAAGTATACGTCATGCCGTTTGAGGAGGATATGTTTTTCCCGGTGCGAGACTGCGAATACGAGGAGAAGATGATTCCAGACAGTGAGTTGCGACCGATCCCTAGCTTGTGGGGGCATTTTACCATGTTTGGTGTGTTCGACAAGGATCTCGAAGCGATCAATGAGCATATCAGTAATCTCCTGAACGAGTCAGTATAA